A genomic region of Gemmatimonadota bacterium contains the following coding sequences:
- a CDS encoding P1 family peptidase, with protein MPVPEKSSSPPCCITRCCWPSCSSTPFAFRRYTVHRLILALALTAIPGTATGQTAERPRARDLGITVGIFPPGEHNAITDVAGVRVGHTTVSDGVSVQTGVTAILPHGGNPYFSRVPAAIHVGNGFGKLLGVTQVRELGEMETPILLTCTLCVWKAADAMVEWMLALDGMENVRSLNALVGETNDGGLNDIRSRPITAEHVVQALESASGGPVEEGAVGAGAGTSAFGWKGGIGTSSRVLPQSLGGYTVGVLVQSNHGGILQINGAPVGIELGRYPYADQVGDPDDSDPQADDYDPRATVYDLQVDEQEWGSIMMVVATDAPLSDRSLERLARRAIMGLARTGSFASNGSGDYVIAFSTANGVRRSPTGGVHSIDDLANSSISPLFEATVEATEEAIYNSLFKAVTVTSNGRTVEALPIEETLEILRRYGAIR; from the coding sequence GTATACCGTGCACCGCCTGATTCTCGCACTGGCCCTGACGGCGATACCTGGCACTGCGACCGGCCAGACCGCCGAACGCCCGCGGGCGCGCGACCTGGGCATCACGGTCGGCATCTTCCCGCCAGGAGAGCACAACGCGATTACGGATGTGGCTGGGGTTCGTGTGGGCCACACCACGGTGTCCGACGGCGTCTCCGTTCAAACCGGCGTTACCGCAATCCTACCGCACGGCGGCAACCCCTACTTCAGCCGGGTTCCGGCCGCGATCCACGTGGGCAACGGCTTCGGCAAGCTGCTCGGCGTGACGCAGGTGCGCGAGCTCGGCGAGATGGAGACGCCGATCCTGCTCACGTGCACGCTGTGCGTCTGGAAGGCGGCCGACGCGATGGTCGAGTGGATGCTCGCCCTCGACGGGATGGAGAACGTGCGCTCGCTCAACGCGCTGGTGGGCGAAACGAACGACGGTGGGCTGAACGACATCCGCTCCCGGCCCATTACCGCGGAGCACGTCGTGCAGGCGCTCGAGTCAGCGAGCGGCGGTCCGGTCGAAGAGGGTGCGGTGGGTGCCGGCGCCGGTACGAGCGCCTTCGGCTGGAAGGGCGGGATCGGCACGAGCAGCCGGGTGCTGCCCCAGAGCCTGGGCGGCTATACGGTCGGTGTGCTGGTGCAGTCCAACCACGGCGGCATCCTGCAGATCAATGGGGCGCCAGTAGGCATCGAACTGGGTCGTTATCCGTACGCCGACCAGGTCGGCGACCCGGACGACTCCGATCCCCAGGCCGACGACTACGATCCACGGGCCACCGTCTACGATCTTCAGGTGGACGAGCAGGAGTGGGGTTCGATCATGATGGTGGTGGCGACCGACGCGCCGCTGTCCGACCGCAGCCTCGAACGGCTAGCGCGCCGGGCGATCATGGGACTCGCCCGCACAGGCTCGTTCGCGAGCAATGGCTCAGGCGACTACGTGATCGCCTTTTCCACGGCCAACGGGGTCCGACGCTCGCCGACCGGCGGAGTACACTCCATCGACGACCTCGCGAACAGCAGTATCTCTCCGCTCTTCGAGGCGACCGTAGAAGCGACCGAAGAGGCGATCTACAACTCGCTCTTCAAGGCCGTCACCGTCACCAGCAACGGCCGCACCGTAGAGGCGCTGCCGATCGAAGAAACTCTGGAGATCCTCAGGCGCTACGGAGCGATCCGCTGA